In Candidatus Dependentiae bacterium, a single window of DNA contains:
- a CDS encoding deoxycytidylate deaminase — translation MARISWEQYAMKIAQVAALRSEDPYVQVGAVAMRKDHSVASIGYNGAPAGVAIDWSSRDKRRPFVVHAEINALRYVKPYECDLLVVTMSPCANCLTVIATYGIKKICYQEEYFDFISTFEMANIFGITLVKLEHERDSRQLRLSI, via the coding sequence ATGGCACGTATTTCATGGGAGCAATATGCAATGAAAATTGCGCAAGTTGCAGCGTTGCGATCGGAAGATCCATATGTTCAGGTTGGTGCAGTTGCGATGCGTAAAGATCATTCTGTGGCGAGTATCGGGTACAATGGTGCACCGGCAGGTGTTGCGATCGACTGGAGTTCTCGAGATAAGCGGCGGCCATTTGTCGTGCATGCAGAAATTAATGCTTTGCGGTATGTAAAACCCTACGAATGTGATTTACTTGTGGTTACCATGTCGCCGTGTGCGAATTGCTTGACGGTTATTGCAACCTACGGAATCAAAAAAATTTGTTATCAAGAAGAGTATTTTGATTTTATCTCAACATTTGAAATGGCTAATATTTTTGGAATCACTTTGGTTAAGCTCGAGCACGAGCGGGACTCTCGGCAACTTCGATTAAGTATTTAG
- the zwf gene encoding glucose-6-phosphate dehydrogenase: protein MNGFNCSIVLMGATGDLTKRKLIPALYKLLADGLLDSFVIIGTGRELATVETIFAAAEKFVANRVDDIWQRLKAHFIYVKLDFYTPADYKILKNVLELAEEEKKLSGNRLFFLATMPEHFATITEQLAMHEIVQKREHGQLCGDKLCSWQRVIYEKPFGKDLASAQQINQKIAEVFCEQQAYRIDHYLGKELVANIAVIRFSNAILEPLWNTVFIESVNITLAETVSVESRGAFYDQYGALKDVVQNHMLQLLALVAMEPPKELSGEAIRDAKVLVLKKTAVSDVFLGQYQGYLTEKDVNPESKTETFAAVRLSIDTERWRGVPFFLKTGKALSKKETRIDIVFRKSTHLRTQFSGEANVLTITIEPDEGFSLKLNGKAVGSNATMPVVMNFYHSAFLGPNTPQAYEVLIADALRGDQSVFVRFDEIEESWKIIDAIDRERIELNHYEKGSQGPKAFEAWMNKQFTDWVK, encoded by the coding sequence ATGAATGGATTTAATTGTTCAATTGTGCTGATGGGGGCTACCGGGGATTTGACTAAGCGTAAGCTTATTCCTGCATTATACAAATTGCTTGCCGATGGGCTTTTAGATTCATTTGTGATTATTGGGACTGGGCGAGAGCTGGCAACAGTAGAAACTATTTTTGCCGCTGCAGAAAAATTTGTTGCCAATCGAGTTGATGATATTTGGCAGAGATTAAAAGCACATTTTATCTATGTAAAACTCGATTTTTATACTCCTGCTGATTACAAGATTCTTAAAAATGTTCTTGAGCTAGCAGAAGAAGAAAAAAAACTTTCGGGGAATAGATTATTTTTTTTGGCGACAATGCCAGAGCATTTTGCAACAATTACTGAACAATTAGCGATGCATGAAATTGTGCAAAAAAGAGAACATGGTCAATTATGTGGTGACAAACTATGTTCATGGCAGCGCGTGATTTATGAAAAACCCTTTGGAAAAGATTTGGCATCTGCACAGCAAATAAACCAGAAAATAGCAGAAGTTTTTTGTGAGCAACAGGCTTATCGCATTGACCATTATTTGGGAAAAGAGTTGGTTGCAAATATTGCGGTTATTCGATTTTCAAATGCCATTTTAGAGCCGTTGTGGAATACGGTTTTTATTGAGTCGGTTAATATTACGCTTGCAGAAACCGTGTCGGTAGAATCTCGCGGTGCTTTTTACGATCAGTATGGCGCGCTTAAAGATGTGGTGCAAAATCATATGCTTCAATTGCTGGCACTTGTGGCCATGGAACCGCCCAAAGAACTATCGGGTGAGGCGATTCGAGATGCAAAAGTTTTAGTTCTCAAAAAGACTGCAGTAAGCGATGTTTTTTTGGGGCAGTATCAAGGATACCTGACTGAAAAAGATGTGAATCCGGAATCAAAAACCGAGACATTTGCTGCGGTACGGTTATCGATTGATACCGAAAGATGGCGAGGTGTGCCATTCTTTCTCAAAACAGGAAAGGCTTTGAGTAAAAAAGAAACGCGTATTGATATTGTTTTTCGCAAGAGTACTCACTTGCGGACACAATTTTCGGGCGAAGCAAATGTACTCACTATTACTATCGAGCCAGATGAAGGTTTTTCGTTGAAATTGAATGGTAAGGCGGTTGGGAGTAATGCAACCATGCCCGTGGTGATGAATTTTTACCACAGTGCTTTTTTGGGGCCAAATACGCCGCAGGCTTATGAGGTTTTGATTGCAGATGCATTACGAGGTGATCAATCGGTTTTTGTCAGGTTTGATGAAATTGAAGAGTCTTGGAAAATTATTGATGCGATAGATCGTGAAAGAATTGAATTAAATCACTATGAAAAAGGATCGCAAGGACCGAAAGCATTTGAAGCCTGGATGAATAAGCAATTTACTGATTGGGTAAAATAA
- a CDS encoding NUDIX domain-containing protein, whose protein sequence is MSKFLMPIFSAILLIRDNKICLLKRSKNARLLPGFYALPGGGIDGNERIPDAAAREALEELRITVQPKDLQCVHTTHVKTPDNQEYINFYFLTKTFSGEPQNTEPEKCDGVFWFDMNELPTDLLPNHKKVLDLIKENKTFSDFGW, encoded by the coding sequence ATGTCAAAATTTTTAATGCCAATTTTCAGTGCAATTCTTCTTATCAGAGACAATAAAATCTGCCTGCTCAAAAGATCAAAAAACGCACGACTGTTACCTGGCTTTTATGCACTCCCTGGAGGCGGAATCGATGGAAATGAACGTATTCCAGATGCCGCTGCTCGTGAGGCTCTCGAAGAACTTAGGATTACAGTACAACCAAAAGACTTACAATGCGTACATACCACTCACGTCAAAACACCAGACAACCAGGAATATATAAATTTTTATTTTTTAACAAAAACGTTTTCTGGAGAACCGCAAAACACTGAACCCGAAAAATGCGATGGCGTTTTCTGGTTTGACATGAATGAATTGCCCACAGACTTACTTCCCAACCACAAAAAAGTTCTTGATTTGATAAAAGAAAATAAAACATTTAGCGACTTTGGCTGGTAA
- a CDS encoding ATP-binding cassette domain-containing protein has translation MINIKNIGLSYGPKEIFKNLTCSVDAGDFVVIIGPNGVGKTTIFDLISGTVLPNSGQIFCHGKDVTAIDYAGRSDIVFRIFQNPSQNIVGEMTVRENLALAMLRCNSVSLAHWTSVLDGVDERALFAPMGENIDILLQTPMNRLSGGQRQTIAFLLSTLFQPQILLLDEPTAALDPESATRLLMLVKEKHLALKQTILFITHDLDIARYLGNKLWVIKDGKIAKTFEGDEKRTADLTPYLRSIEYEKLL, from the coding sequence ATGATTAATATCAAAAATATAGGCCTTTCGTATGGCCCTAAAGAAATTTTTAAAAATCTTACTTGCTCGGTTGATGCAGGTGATTTTGTTGTCATCATTGGTCCAAATGGGGTTGGAAAAACAACTATTTTTGACTTGATTTCAGGCACTGTCTTGCCGAATAGCGGACAAATTTTTTGTCATGGAAAAGATGTCACTGCAATCGATTATGCGGGGCGAAGTGATATCGTTTTTAGAATTTTTCAGAATCCTTCGCAGAATATTGTTGGTGAGATGACGGTTCGTGAGAATCTTGCTCTTGCAATGTTGCGATGCAATTCGGTTTCGCTTGCGCACTGGACATCGGTTCTTGATGGTGTTGATGAGCGTGCGCTCTTTGCACCGATGGGTGAAAATATTGATATTTTATTACAAACACCGATGAATAGACTTTCTGGTGGTCAACGACAGACAATTGCATTTTTATTGAGCACGTTGTTTCAGCCGCAAATTTTACTTTTGGATGAACCAACAGCAGCGCTTGATCCAGAGTCAGCAACTCGGCTACTAATGCTGGTGAAGGAAAAACATCTGGCTCTTAAGCAAACTATTTTGTTTATTACTCATGATTTGGATATTGCTCGCTATCTGGGAAATAAGTTGTGGGTGATAAAAGATGGTAAAATAGCAAAAACTTTTGAAGGGGATGAAAAGCGCACCGCTGATTTGACTCCATATTTAAGATCAATCGAATACGAAAAACTTTTGTAA